The Exiguobacterium mexicanum genome includes a window with the following:
- a CDS encoding mechanosensitive ion channel family protein, with amino-acid sequence MASQNTDTDLSTVADETIDNVNRFVAYFQDTEMWIGLGIKLTGVALIILALYVASRILTSMVQRVFALRKIKEDNIVAQRQNETLSKLAQNTIRYVLGLIMILTVLGQFGVNIAGLIASAGVAGLAISFGAQNLVKDVITGAFIIFENQYKNGDYVNLNQQVDGTVIEVGIRTTKLKGLNGQVTIIPNGQIMQVTNYSLENSVAVVDIGVAYEEDMGKVEKALKEIAKTVEEKYHDLFIEPITLAGVQSLGPSEVVYRLMAEVPPTQHFAAGRILHKELKTGLDERGIEIPYPRTVMMPPTTSTKGAPENAG; translated from the coding sequence ATGGCTTCACAAAATACAGATACAGACTTGAGCACAGTGGCCGATGAGACGATTGATAACGTCAATCGGTTCGTCGCTTATTTCCAAGACACGGAGATGTGGATTGGGCTCGGCATTAAATTGACAGGTGTCGCGCTCATCATCTTGGCGCTTTATGTGGCGTCACGCATTTTGACGTCGATGGTGCAGCGCGTGTTCGCCTTGCGCAAAATCAAAGAAGATAATATCGTGGCCCAGCGCCAAAATGAGACGCTGTCAAAACTGGCTCAAAACACGATTCGGTACGTCCTTGGCTTGATTATGATTTTGACGGTGCTAGGCCAGTTCGGCGTCAACATCGCTGGTTTGATCGCATCGGCCGGGGTCGCCGGTCTCGCCATCTCGTTCGGGGCGCAGAACTTGGTGAAAGACGTCATCACGGGCGCCTTCATCATCTTTGAAAATCAATACAAGAACGGGGATTACGTCAATTTGAATCAACAAGTCGACGGGACCGTCATCGAAGTCGGGATTCGGACGACGAAGTTGAAGGGATTGAACGGGCAAGTGACGATCATCCCGAACGGACAGATCATGCAAGTGACGAACTACTCGCTCGAGAACAGCGTCGCGGTCGTCGATATCGGTGTCGCCTATGAAGAAGACATGGGCAAAGTCGAGAAGGCGTTGAAAGAGATCGCGAAGACGGTCGAAGAGAAGTATCACGACTTGTTCATCGAGCCGATCACGCTCGCCGGGGTCCAGTCGCTCGGACCATCGGAAGTCGTCTATCGTCTCATGGCCGAAGTTCCACCGACGCAACACTTCGCGGCCGGACGGATTTTGCATAAAGAGTTGAAAACCGGACTTGATGAGCGCGGAATCGAGATCCCGTATCCGCGGACCGTCATGATGCCGCCAACCACATCGACTAAAGGAGCGCCCGAAAATGCAGGCTAA
- the ychF gene encoding redox-regulated ATPase YchF, translating to MGLTAGIVGLPNVGKSTLFNAITQAGVEAANYPFATIDPNVGVVEVPDARLDRLTELVKPKKTVPTAFEFTDIAGIVKGASKGEGLGNKFLANIREVDAICQVVRCFEDDNITHVAGKVSPIDDITTINLELILADLELVEKRITRVQKMVKSKDKGAAQELEALEIVQAVLESERPARVAELTEDQLAIVKHFQLLTMKPMLYVANVSEDEVADADQNPYVQAVREHAATEEAKVIVICARIEEEISELEPEERLEFLQDLGIEESGLDQLIRAAYSTLGLATYFTAGEKEVRAWTFKQGMKAPQCAGVIHSDFERGFIRAEVVSYEDLSAAGNMTAVKEQGKLRSEGKEYVFQDGDVVTFRFNV from the coding sequence GTGGGATTAACAGCAGGAATCGTCGGATTACCGAACGTCGGGAAATCGACATTATTTAACGCCATCACGCAAGCCGGTGTAGAGGCAGCCAACTATCCGTTCGCCACGATCGACCCGAACGTTGGGGTCGTCGAAGTACCGGACGCGCGTCTTGACCGGTTGACGGAACTCGTCAAACCGAAGAAGACCGTACCGACCGCATTTGAGTTTACAGACATCGCCGGAATCGTAAAAGGTGCGTCAAAAGGGGAAGGGCTCGGAAACAAATTCCTGGCTAACATCCGTGAAGTCGACGCGATTTGCCAAGTCGTCCGTTGCTTTGAAGATGACAACATCACACACGTCGCGGGTAAAGTCTCACCGATCGATGACATCACGACCATCAACCTCGAATTGATTTTGGCCGACCTTGAATTGGTCGAGAAACGCATCACACGCGTTCAAAAAATGGTCAAGTCGAAAGACAAAGGCGCAGCTCAAGAGCTCGAAGCACTTGAAATCGTTCAAGCAGTCCTCGAATCGGAGCGCCCGGCTCGTGTTGCTGAATTGACAGAGGATCAACTCGCTATCGTCAAACATTTCCAGTTGCTCACGATGAAGCCGATGCTTTACGTCGCGAACGTGAGTGAGGACGAAGTGGCTGACGCGGACCAAAATCCTTACGTCCAAGCAGTTCGTGAACACGCCGCGACAGAAGAGGCGAAAGTAATCGTCATCTGTGCTCGCATCGAGGAAGAAATCTCAGAACTCGAGCCAGAAGAGCGCCTTGAGTTCTTGCAAGACCTCGGCATCGAAGAGTCGGGGCTCGATCAATTGATTCGTGCCGCCTACTCGACGCTCGGTCTCGCCACATACTTCACGGCTGGTGAGAAAGAAGTGCGCGCCTGGACGTTCAAGCAAGGCATGAAAGCTCCACAATGTGCGGGCGTCATCCACTCTGACTTTGAACGTGGGTTCATCCGTGCCGAAGTCGTATCGTATGAAGACTTGTCAGCTGCCGGCAACATGACGGCAGTTAAAGAACAAGGGAAACTTCGCTCAGAAGGAAAAGAATACGTCTTCCAAGACGGCGATGTTGTCACGTTCCGCTTCAACGTTTAA
- a CDS encoding DUF951 domain-containing protein — translation MQAKSYELNDFVEMKKPHACQTNRWQVTRVGMDIRIKCQGCGASVLMPRRDFDKRLKKVLPQENAAE, via the coding sequence ATGCAGGCTAAATCGTATGAGTTGAACGATTTTGTAGAAATGAAGAAACCACACGCCTGTCAGACGAACCGTTGGCAGGTGACTCGGGTCGGGATGGACATTCGTATCAAGTGTCAAGGCTGCGGGGCGAGTGTACTCATGCCGCGCCGCGACTTTGATAAGCGATTGAAAAAAGTGCTTCCACAAGAGAACGCCGCTGAATAA
- the ssb gene encoding single-stranded DNA-binding protein: MINRVVLVGRLTRDPEMRYTQSGIAVTRFTLACDRPFTGQDGKREADFIDCVVWRKQAENVAQYLKKGSMAGVDGRLQISSYEGQDGQRRYRAEVVADSVRFLEPRGASTQRDTAPAGDVFGGGESSGSGWGAAASSTSSQSSNSNKGFEADPFSGGGKIDLSDDDLPF; encoded by the coding sequence ATGATTAACCGAGTTGTGTTAGTTGGTCGATTGACACGCGATCCAGAAATGCGTTATACGCAGAGCGGGATTGCCGTAACTCGCTTCACTCTCGCTTGCGATCGTCCATTCACTGGACAAGATGGGAAGCGCGAGGCGGACTTTATTGATTGTGTCGTTTGGCGCAAACAAGCAGAGAACGTAGCACAATATTTGAAAAAAGGCAGCATGGCCGGCGTAGACGGTCGCCTTCAAATCAGTAGTTACGAAGGTCAAGATGGCCAACGTCGTTACCGGGCAGAAGTCGTAGCCGATAGCGTACGCTTCCTTGAACCACGCGGTGCTTCAACGCAACGTGATACAGCACCGGCTGGAGATGTCTTCGGTGGTGGTGAGTCAAGTGGATCAGGATGGGGCGCAGCCGCTTCTTCGACTTCATCTCAGTCCTCGAACTCAAACAAAGGTTTTGAAGCTGACCCGTTCTCGGGTGGCGGAAAAATCGACTTATCGGATGACGATCTACCATTTTGA
- the rpsR gene encoding 30S ribosomal protein S18, with amino-acid sequence MARRPGGRRRRKVCFFTSNNITHIDYKDVELLKRFVSERGKILPRRVTGTSAKYQRPLTVAIKRSRQMALLPYVAE; translated from the coding sequence ATGGCACGTCGTCCAGGAGGTCGTCGTCGTCGTAAAGTATGTTTCTTTACGTCGAACAACATCACTCATATCGATTATAAAGACGTAGAATTGCTCAAACGCTTCGTTTCGGAGCGTGGTAAAATTCTTCCACGTCGTGTGACTGGTACTTCAGCGAAATACCAACGTCCACTTACTGTCGCTATCAAGCGCTCACGTCAAATGGCTTTGCTTCCATACGTTGCAGAGTAA
- a CDS encoding DHH family phosphoesterase codes for MYSGEAITSVKNQYARHAVPYVIGLLVALGLAFYSIVAAITLFVGTLIFFIYQQVTIRRERKAWEQYVHSLSHRIEDVGKEALTGMPIGILVFDETRRISWFNEQSRLIFELEMELGISIDSIHSAFTELIEEEEDEATIEVGDRVYRVLYNKEYQTLYLFDMTDEAEIEQKYSETQTVIGVLYLDNYDEMSTAVDEQVRSEINRRVTVLLNQWAQKYHIYMRRTAADRFFLVMNERTLSELENNRFSILDEVREATKEHKIPLTLSIGIGCGETTLTELGNLSQSSLDLGLGRGGDQVVVKRHNGKVRFFGGKTNPTEKRTRVRARVISNSMRDLIRESSRVLIMGHKNPDMDSLGASIGIMKLAEFVGREAYVVIPAGETSVGIQRLVNEVENDEELYSRFLTEFEAQPLIDEQTLLVVVDTHRPSLVISRDILDRAERVVVIDHHRRGEEFIEDPVLVYMEPYASSTCELVTELIEYQAGTRKLSILEATSLLAGMVVDTKGFTLRTGSRTFDAASFLRIQGADTVLVQHFMRQDLDSYIEQSHILENTDIYSDGMAIAVASDDEVHHQVLIAQAADQLLNMEGVKASFVIAVLPDGRTGISARSLGDVNVQVIMEMLDGGGHLTNAATQLNVSPEQAKTLLQEAIDHYMTDETEGEDSE; via the coding sequence ATGTACAGTGGTGAAGCAATAACATCAGTGAAGAACCAGTACGCGCGTCACGCCGTTCCATATGTGATTGGACTGCTTGTCGCGTTAGGATTGGCGTTCTACAGCATTGTGGCGGCAATCACCCTGTTCGTGGGCACGCTGATTTTTTTCATCTATCAGCAAGTGACGATTCGACGAGAACGCAAGGCGTGGGAACAATACGTCCATTCTTTGTCGCATCGAATCGAAGACGTCGGGAAAGAAGCGCTCACCGGCATGCCGATTGGGATTCTCGTCTTTGACGAAACTCGTCGCATCAGCTGGTTCAATGAACAGTCTCGACTCATCTTTGAGCTCGAGATGGAACTCGGGATCTCGATCGATTCGATTCACTCGGCGTTCACCGAGTTGATTGAGGAAGAAGAGGACGAGGCGACCATCGAAGTCGGAGACCGCGTTTATCGGGTCCTCTACAATAAGGAATATCAGACCCTTTACTTGTTCGACATGACGGATGAGGCAGAGATTGAACAAAAATACTCGGAAACACAGACGGTGATCGGCGTCTTATACTTAGACAACTATGACGAGATGTCAACCGCTGTGGATGAACAGGTCCGGAGTGAAATCAATCGACGCGTGACCGTCCTCTTGAACCAATGGGCTCAAAAATACCACATCTATATGCGTCGAACGGCAGCCGATCGTTTCTTTCTCGTGATGAACGAACGGACGCTCTCCGAACTCGAGAACAATCGATTCTCGATTCTCGATGAGGTCCGTGAGGCGACGAAAGAGCATAAAATTCCGCTCACACTCTCCATCGGGATCGGTTGTGGGGAGACGACGCTGACGGAACTGGGGAACTTGTCGCAATCGAGCCTTGATTTAGGGCTCGGACGCGGCGGGGATCAAGTCGTCGTCAAACGTCATAACGGGAAAGTCCGCTTTTTCGGCGGCAAGACGAACCCGACCGAGAAACGGACCCGGGTTCGCGCCCGCGTCATCTCGAACTCGATGCGTGATTTGATTCGCGAGTCGAGCCGTGTCCTGATCATGGGGCATAAAAACCCGGATATGGACTCGCTTGGAGCATCCATCGGCATCATGAAACTGGCTGAATTTGTCGGACGTGAGGCGTACGTCGTCATCCCGGCCGGCGAGACGAGCGTTGGGATCCAACGTCTCGTCAATGAAGTCGAAAACGACGAAGAGCTGTATAGCCGTTTTTTGACCGAGTTCGAGGCTCAACCCCTCATCGACGAACAGACGCTCCTCGTCGTCGTCGATACGCACCGGCCGTCGCTCGTCATCTCGCGGGATATTCTAGACCGCGCGGAACGGGTCGTCGTCATCGACCACCATCGCCGTGGTGAAGAGTTCATTGAAGATCCGGTCCTCGTCTATATGGAGCCGTACGCATCCTCGACGTGCGAACTCGTAACGGAGTTGATCGAGTATCAGGCCGGTACGCGCAAGCTATCGATTTTAGAAGCGACGTCGCTCCTCGCAGGTATGGTGGTCGACACGAAAGGATTCACCTTGCGGACCGGGTCGCGGACGTTCGATGCCGCTTCCTTCCTTCGGATTCAAGGGGCAGACACCGTGCTCGTCCAGCACTTCATGCGGCAAGACCTCGATTCGTATATCGAACAGTCTCATATTCTCGAAAACACGGACATCTATTCCGACGGCATGGCGATCGCCGTCGCCTCGGACGATGAAGTGCACCATCAAGTGTTGATCGCCCAAGCCGCTGACCAGCTCCTTAATATGGAGGGCGTCAAAGCATCGTTCGTCATCGCCGTCTTACCTGACGGCCGAACCGGCATTAGTGCCCGTTCGCTCGGTGATGTCAACGTCCAAGTCATCATGGAGATGCTGGACGGGGGCGGTCATTTGACGAATGCGGCGACACAATTGAACGTGAGCCCGGAACAGGCGAAAACGTTATTACAAGAAGCGATTGATCATTATATGACAGATGAAACAGAGGGAGAGGATTCTGAATGA
- the rpsF gene encoding 30S ribosomal protein S6: MRKYELLYIIRPSVDEEAKKALIERFNNVITENGGTVDKTTDMGKRRLAYEINKMREGHYVLLNITAEPKAIQETERLMKISDDVVRQMTTKDER, encoded by the coding sequence ATGCGTAAATACGAACTTCTTTACATTATCCGTCCATCAGTTGATGAGGAAGCTAAGAAAGCTTTAATCGAACGCTTCAACAACGTCATCACTGAAAACGGTGGTACTGTTGATAAAACAACAGACATGGGTAAACGTCGTCTCGCTTACGAAATCAACAAGATGCGCGAAGGACACTACGTTCTTCTCAACATCACTGCTGAGCCTAAAGCGATTCAAGAAACAGAGCGTCTCATGAAGATCTCTGATGACGTTGTCCGTCAAATGACAACTAAAGACGAGCGTTAA